From one Henriciella marina DSM 19595 genomic stretch:
- the secE gene encoding preprotein translocase subunit SecE, producing MADKDKKKSVDPVTFARQVEAEGRKVTWTSPQETVQATIMVVIMSILVALFLFLADQVIAIVIGLITGLGA from the coding sequence ATGGCCGATAAGGACAAGAAGAAAAGCGTGGACCCTGTGACTTTCGCCCGGCAGGTCGAGGCAGAAGGCCGCAAGGTGACGTGGACGTCGCCGCAAGAGACGGTGCAGGCAACCATCATGGTTGTCATCATGTCTATCCTGGTCGCCCTGTTTCTATTCCTGGCAGACCAGGTCATCGCTATCGTGATCGGCCTGATTACCGGTCTCGGCGCCTAA
- a CDS encoding DUF1328 domain-containing protein, giving the protein MLGWALTFFVLAIIAAVFGFGGIAGASAGIAQILFFIFLALLVLSFVARAVRGRSVL; this is encoded by the coding sequence ATGCTAGGTTGGGCACTTACATTTTTCGTTCTGGCGATCATCGCCGCAGTCTTTGGTTTTGGCGGCATTGCTGGCGCCTCAGCAGGTATCGCGCAGATCCTGTTCTTCATCTTCCTCGCACTGCTCGTGCTGAGCTTTGTCGCTCGCGCAGTCAGAGGCCGAAGCGTCCTGTAA
- a CDS encoding metallophosphoesterase family protein: MSKIIQVADIHFGTENPRALRAFEAAMEAIGPDAIAVCGDLTQRGKREEFDAARNWIGQFTVPRLVVAGNHDTPLLNIYERVVSPFERHDSYFDHLSEPVILDNAVLAGINTSRGWQTRKNWAEGSVNLDDLEAAISIGDEKDGKTGFLICHHPFLSPPDAPMRTATRRGRRASRRLAKSPFRYLLTGHVHVPSVTVVEHEGECYIAVSSGTLSTRLRSSPASFNLVDISGEDCVVTIFNLHGDRFVPEKPHVLTPNFEHSETRVAVD; the protein is encoded by the coding sequence ATGTCCAAGATAATTCAGGTAGCAGATATCCACTTCGGAACGGAAAACCCGCGGGCGCTCCGTGCTTTTGAAGCCGCGATGGAGGCGATCGGACCAGACGCGATCGCTGTTTGCGGCGACCTCACCCAGAGAGGCAAGCGGGAGGAATTTGATGCCGCCCGCAACTGGATTGGCCAGTTCACGGTTCCCCGGCTGGTCGTGGCGGGCAATCACGACACACCGCTCCTCAATATCTATGAACGGGTCGTATCGCCTTTCGAACGCCACGACAGCTATTTCGATCATCTGAGTGAGCCCGTCATTCTCGATAATGCGGTGCTGGCGGGGATCAATACCTCCAGAGGCTGGCAGACCCGGAAGAACTGGGCCGAAGGTTCAGTCAATCTCGACGATCTTGAAGCGGCAATTTCGATCGGCGACGAGAAAGATGGCAAGACCGGCTTTCTCATCTGCCACCACCCCTTCCTGTCGCCGCCCGACGCACCGATGCGGACCGCCACACGCCGTGGCCGGCGGGCAAGCCGCCGCCTCGCCAAGAGCCCATTCCGCTATTTGCTGACCGGCCATGTCCACGTGCCGTCCGTGACGGTGGTCGAGCATGAGGGCGAATGCTATATCGCCGTCTCCTCGGGCACCCTGTCAACGCGCCTGCGCAGCAGTCCGGCCAGCTTCAATCTGGTCGATATTTCAGGGGAAGATTGCGTTGTGACGATCTTCAATCTTCATGGTGATCGCTTCGTGCCCGAGAAGCCACACGTGCTGACACCTAATTTCGAACACAGCGAAACGCGCGTCGCCGTCGACTAG
- a CDS encoding diacylglycerol/lipid kinase family protein: protein MSRICALINPHSGSVPENSGEALESFLSELGHKVEITMLGEGDFVGPIKDVIKSAPDILIVWSGDGTVACAFENAGPHGPPILPLPGGTMNLFHKQIHGGACEWQDCLRKCLEDGVEIDVPAGKAGDAMFFVAAMAGNLTDLTGPREAIRKGHLMEALETLSGSDVLDLRTTMTFEVENEDGKEAKGYATAVSIFVGTQEEGALEFAYIDPDNPMELAASGFGALFNDWREASGVSHSMIKSAVLTHERGSELRTTLDGEPARLKSGTKFSRIAKAGRAISANL, encoded by the coding sequence ATGAGCCGTATTTGTGCGCTGATTAACCCCCATTCCGGAAGCGTCCCGGAAAACAGCGGCGAAGCGCTCGAAAGCTTCCTCTCCGAACTCGGCCACAAGGTTGAAATCACCATGCTGGGCGAAGGCGACTTTGTCGGTCCCATCAAGGACGTCATCAAAAGCGCGCCCGATATTCTTATCGTCTGGAGCGGCGACGGAACTGTGGCTTGCGCCTTCGAGAATGCCGGCCCCCATGGCCCGCCAATCCTTCCCCTGCCCGGCGGCACGATGAACCTCTTCCACAAACAGATCCATGGCGGCGCCTGCGAGTGGCAGGACTGCCTCAGAAAATGCCTCGAAGATGGCGTGGAGATCGACGTCCCCGCAGGAAAGGCGGGCGACGCCATGTTTTTTGTGGCTGCCATGGCAGGAAATCTGACAGATCTGACGGGGCCGAGAGAGGCCATCCGGAAAGGCCACCTTATGGAAGCGCTTGAAACGCTGTCTGGAAGTGATGTTCTCGATCTTCGCACTACCATGACCTTTGAGGTCGAGAACGAAGATGGCAAGGAAGCCAAAGGATATGCAACGGCTGTATCCATCTTCGTTGGCACGCAAGAGGAGGGGGCCCTGGAATTTGCCTATATCGACCCCGACAACCCCATGGAACTTGCCGCATCCGGGTTCGGTGCGCTGTTCAATGACTGGCGCGAAGCCAGCGGTGTTTCCCACTCAATGATCAAGTCTGCTGTCCTGACGCACGAACGCGGGTCAGAACTTCGCACGACGCTGGATGGCGAGCCTGCCCGCCTCAAGTCAGGAACCAAATTCTCAAGAATTGCGAAAGCGGGCCGCGCGATCAGCGCGAATCTCTAA
- a CDS encoding DUF7218 family protein encodes MTKDHGSSIKDDETYEALLDEGYSKSTAARIANAKANPDQSPSNKGGKSSPYEDWTKDELYDRASELDIDGRSDMTKDELIDALRESR; translated from the coding sequence ATGACCAAGGATCATGGATCATCCATCAAGGATGACGAGACATACGAAGCCCTTCTAGATGAGGGTTACTCCAAATCGACCGCTGCGCGTATTGCGAACGCCAAGGCGAACCCGGACCAGAGCCCTTCTAATAAGGGCGGCAAGTCTTCTCCTTATGAAGACTGGACCAAGGATGAGCTTTATGACCGCGCAAGCGAACTCGACATTGATGGCCGCTCCGATATGACCAAGGATGAGCTCATTGATGCGCTCAGGGAGAGCCGATGA
- a CDS encoding entericidin A/B family lipoprotein has protein sequence MKKNPFLVAGLSLMALMAAGCNTVEGAGQDVEATGEEIEETARDAGA, from the coding sequence ATGAAAAAGAACCCATTTCTCGTGGCCGGACTCAGCCTGATGGCTCTCATGGCAGCAGGTTGCAACACAGTCGAAGGTGCCGGTCAGGACGTTGAAGCGACTGGTGAAGAGATCGAAGAAACGGCGCGCGACGCAGGCGCCTAA
- a CDS encoding SMP-30/gluconolactonase/LRE family protein encodes MKLTDPKCVAPTSCLLGQSPVWSASEGLLFWVDPNRAKLHRFKPKTGNTRRYDLPIKASAIAIARGELLMAGGLELGFFDIETEDYRQIIRLDGDPDKLRINCGGMAPDGSFWFATMDSEEKTAQASWHRLLSDRRIEPVSTPPVIIPSTACFSPEGDVFYTSDTTEQEILAFDVGAEGHLLNRRVFATTSAGAGYPDGSAVDEDGYLWNAEWDGARIVRYRPDGAVDRVVQMPTVRPTGLCFGGADMKTLYITTARTGLTAFQMDMQPFAGSLFAVRAPAAGKRLTNWQGQ; translated from the coding sequence ATGAAGCTGACCGATCCCAAATGCGTTGCCCCCACAAGCTGCCTTCTTGGCCAAAGCCCGGTCTGGAGCGCCAGTGAAGGCCTCTTGTTCTGGGTCGATCCCAACCGGGCGAAGCTGCACCGGTTCAAGCCGAAAACCGGAAATACGCGCCGATATGACTTGCCGATAAAAGCCAGCGCCATCGCGATTGCCCGCGGCGAACTTCTCATGGCGGGCGGGCTGGAGCTTGGTTTCTTCGACATTGAGACAGAAGACTACCGCCAGATCATTCGACTGGACGGAGACCCGGACAAGCTTCGCATCAATTGCGGCGGCATGGCACCCGATGGCAGCTTCTGGTTCGCGACGATGGACAGCGAAGAAAAGACGGCGCAGGCAAGCTGGCACCGCTTGTTGAGCGACAGGCGTATCGAGCCGGTCTCCACGCCGCCTGTCATCATTCCATCCACGGCCTGTTTTTCGCCCGAGGGCGACGTCTTCTACACGTCCGACACAACGGAGCAGGAGATCCTCGCTTTCGATGTCGGGGCAGAAGGGCACCTTCTGAACCGGCGCGTTTTCGCTACCACCAGTGCGGGGGCAGGATATCCTGACGGCAGCGCGGTGGACGAGGACGGATACCTCTGGAATGCGGAATGGGACGGCGCGCGCATTGTGCGGTATCGCCCAGACGGAGCTGTCGACAGGGTCGTGCAGATGCCAACCGTCAGGCCGACCGGTCTTTGCTTTGGCGGTGCGGATATGAAGACGCTCTATATTACGACCGCGCGCACGGGTCTGACCGCGTTTCAGATGGATATGCAGCCCTTTGCCGGGAGCCTCTTTGCAGTACGCGCGCCCGCCGCTGGTAAGCGGCTCACTAACTGGCAGGGCCAGTAG
- the nusG gene encoding transcription termination/antitermination protein NusG: MAEAKWYIVHAYSNFEKKVAQAIRDQANLKNLSELIEEIEVPTEEVVELVRGKKKTVEKRYFPGYVLLKANLTDDVYHLVRDTPKVSGFLGAEGGKRPLPVPQREVDRILGTADEPAAERPRPQITFEIGEQVRVNEGAFQGFEGGVEEVDEAAGRLKVSVSIFGRATPVDLEYGQVDKIT, encoded by the coding sequence ATGGCCGAGGCCAAATGGTATATCGTTCACGCCTATTCCAACTTCGAGAAGAAGGTCGCCCAGGCGATCCGCGATCAGGCGAACCTCAAGAATCTTTCCGAGCTGATTGAAGAAATCGAAGTTCCGACCGAAGAGGTCGTCGAGCTCGTTCGCGGTAAGAAGAAGACCGTCGAGAAGCGTTACTTTCCAGGCTATGTGCTTCTGAAAGCGAACCTCACCGACGACGTTTATCACCTCGTGCGCGACACCCCGAAGGTTTCAGGCTTCCTCGGCGCAGAGGGCGGCAAGCGCCCGCTTCCCGTGCCGCAGCGTGAAGTCGACCGTATTCTCGGCACCGCAGATGAGCCTGCCGCTGAACGTCCGCGTCCGCAGATCACTTTCGAGATCGGCGAGCAGGTTCGCGTCAACGAAGGCGCGTTCCAGGGCTTCGAAGGCGGTGTGGAAGAAGTCGACGAGGCGGCTGGCCGCCTGAAAGTCTCCGTTTCGATCTTTGGCCGGGCAACCCCGGTCGATCTCGAATACGGTCAGGTCGACAAGATTACCTGA